The following coding sequences are from one uncultured Bacteroides sp. window:
- a CDS encoding BF3164 family lipoprotein, whose translation MKHILLLVLINVCWGCSHRSGVDKHLNHSGNVMDVKGLVKEIVIDSPFVGRLASPYVMDKYFILTDPQSEKNQILFFDKENFSYITGMGLSGEGPDEITSLGELILDEKLRCLYVADHGKMQISGYNLDSILLNPACLPKYKFDINKTTIPIMYSYVNDTLCYACCITAKPGEIYQECLVTWNMQTGDIHPLISGHPDIERKRFHYATSIDNNLIAMSYDHHDLLATYDLQGNLKHYIYGPNWDDATSNAMIYYYGSIIICNNRIIVGYFGKRNPDVGQVHVTSLIIYDLDGNYIKTLKVGYNIVEFCYDSEYNRIIMALDDDIQFAYLGLDGLLE comes from the coding sequence ATGAAGCATATATTACTTTTGGTATTAATCAATGTTTGCTGGGGATGTTCTCATCGCTCAGGAGTTGATAAGCATTTAAACCATTCTGGCAATGTAATGGATGTAAAAGGATTAGTGAAAGAGATTGTAATAGACTCACCTTTTGTAGGAAGATTGGCGAGCCCTTATGTTATGGATAAATATTTCATACTAACTGACCCACAATCAGAAAAAAATCAAATTCTTTTTTTTGATAAAGAAAACTTTTCATATATCACGGGGATGGGGCTTTCTGGAGAAGGACCTGATGAAATAACTAGTTTAGGGGAACTTATACTTGATGAAAAGCTGCGTTGTCTATATGTTGCAGATCATGGAAAAATGCAAATCTCGGGTTATAATTTGGATAGTATTTTATTAAATCCGGCTTGTTTGCCTAAGTACAAGTTTGATATAAATAAAACTACTATACCGATTATGTATTCTTATGTCAATGATACTCTTTGCTATGCATGTTGTATAACAGCCAAACCGGGTGAGATTTATCAAGAATGTTTGGTTACGTGGAATATGCAAACAGGAGATATACATCCATTGATTAGTGGACATCCGGATATTGAGAGAAAAAGATTTCATTATGCTACATCTATAGATAATAATTTGATTGCGATGAGTTATGACCATCATGACTTGTTGGCTACTTATGATCTTCAAGGAAATTTGAAGCATTATATTTATGGGCCGAATTGGGATGATGCGACGAGCAATGCTATGATTTATTATTATGGAAGTATTATAATCTGTAATAATCGGATTATAGTAGGTTATTTTGGTAAAAGAAATCCTGATGTAGGTCAAGTACATGTAACTAGTCTCATTATCTATGATTTGGATGGCAATTATATAAAGACATTAAAGGTGGGCTATAATATTGTTGAATTTTGTTATGATTCTGAATATAATCGTATAATTATGGCTTTAGATGATGATATTCAGTTTGCTTATTTGGGATTGGATGGTCTTTTAGAGTAA
- the rlmD gene encoding 23S rRNA (uracil(1939)-C(5))-methyltransferase RlmD, with protein sequence MARKKKELPLLEKVTITDVAAEGKAIAKVDDLVVFVPYVVPGDVVDLQVKRKKNKYAEAEAVKFHEYSSIRSVAFCEHFGVCGGCKWQILPYSEQLKFKQKQITDNLSRIGKIELPEISPILGSEKTQFYRNKLEFTFSNKRWLTKEEIQQNVVYEQMNAVGFHIPKAFDKVLAIEKCWLQDDISNRIRNAIRDYAYEHNYSFINLRSLEGMLRNMIIRTSTTGELMVIIICKIDEENEEKEMGLFKQLLQFVADSFSEITSLLYIINNKCNDTITDREVFVFKGNDHIFEEMEGLRFKIGPKSFYQTNSEQAYNLYKIARNFAGLTGEELVYDLYTGTGTIANFIARQARQVIGIEYVPEAIEDAKVNAEINGITNTLFFAGDMKDMLTQEFINEYGRPDVIITDPPRAGMHQDVIDVILFSEPQRIVYVSCNPATQARDLALLDEKYRVTAVQPVDMFPHTHHVENVVLLEKR encoded by the coding sequence GTGGCGCGAAAGAAAAAAGAACTTCCCTTATTAGAAAAGGTGACAATTACAGATGTGGCAGCCGAAGGAAAGGCCATAGCGAAAGTGGATGATTTGGTTGTATTTGTACCTTATGTGGTACCTGGTGACGTTGTTGATCTACAAGTAAAAAGAAAAAAAAATAAATACGCAGAGGCAGAAGCTGTGAAGTTTCATGAATATTCTTCCATACGCTCTGTAGCTTTCTGTGAACATTTTGGAGTCTGTGGCGGATGCAAATGGCAAATACTTCCCTACTCTGAACAGCTAAAATTCAAGCAGAAACAGATTACAGATAATTTAAGTCGAATAGGGAAAATAGAATTGCCTGAGATATCGCCTATTCTGGGTTCTGAGAAAACACAATTCTACCGTAACAAATTAGAGTTTACATTCTCGAACAAACGCTGGCTGACCAAAGAAGAGATACAGCAAAATGTTGTATATGAACAAATGAACGCCGTTGGTTTCCATATTCCTAAAGCATTCGACAAGGTTCTGGCTATTGAGAAATGTTGGCTGCAAGATGATATATCCAACCGAATTCGTAATGCTATACGCGATTATGCTTACGAGCATAATTATTCCTTTATCAATCTTCGCTCTTTGGAAGGAATGCTACGCAATATGATTATCCGAACTTCAACAACGGGTGAATTAATGGTTATCATTATCTGCAAGATAGACGAAGAGAATGAAGAAAAGGAAATGGGACTTTTCAAACAGTTGCTTCAATTTGTAGCCGATAGCTTTTCTGAGATCACTTCTTTGCTATATATTATCAACAATAAATGCAACGATACTATTACTGATCGTGAGGTGTTTGTGTTTAAAGGAAATGATCACATCTTTGAGGAGATGGAGGGGTTACGCTTTAAAATCGGACCAAAATCGTTCTATCAAACAAACTCTGAACAAGCATATAATCTCTATAAGATAGCTCGTAACTTTGCTGGGCTTACTGGTGAGGAGTTGGTATATGATTTATATACAGGTACGGGTACAATCGCTAATTTTATAGCTCGTCAGGCTCGTCAGGTTATAGGTATTGAATATGTTCCGGAAGCTATAGAGGATGCAAAGGTTAATGCTGAAATTAATGGCATAACAAACACCTTATTCTTCGCTGGCGATATGAAAGACATGTTGACACAGGAATTCATTAACGAATATGGACGTCCGGATGTTATTATCACCGACCCTCCGCGCGCAGGTATGCATCAAGATGTGATAGATGTGATTTTATTTTCGGAACCACAACGTATCGTATATGTAAGCTGTAATCCGGCTACACAAGCTCGCGACTTAGCATTATTAGATGAAAAATACAGAGTAACGGCTGTACAACCAGTAGATATGTTCCCACATACGCATCACGTAGAAAACGTGGTATTATTGGAAAAGAGATAA
- the ppdK gene encoding pyruvate, phosphate dikinase, with protein sequence MNRKRVYTFGNGQAEGRADMKNLLGGKGANLAEMNLIGVPVPPGFTITTEVCTEYYELGEDKVVALLKDEVEKAILHIEKLMRSKFGDVDNPLLVSVRSGARASMPGMMDTILNLGLNDEVVEGLSRKTGNARFAWDSYRRFVQMYGDVVLGLKPTNKEDIDPFEAIIEEVKHTKGVKLDNELDVADLKELVQKFKQAVKKQTGRDFPSSAYEQLWGAICAVFNSWMNERAILYRKMEGIPDEWGTAVSVQAMVFGNMGETSATGVCFSRDAGTGEDLFNGEYLINAQGEDVVAGIRTPQQITEIGSQRWAALAGVSEEVRASKYPSMEEAMPDIYKELDSLQTKLENHYKDMQDMEFTVQEGKLWFLQTRNSKRTGAAMVKIAMDLLREGMIDEKTALLRVEPNKLDELLHPVFDKIALSKATVLTRGLPASPGASTGQIVFFADDAAQWHADGKRVIMVRIETSPEDLAGMQVAQGILTARGGMTSHAAVVARGMGKCCVSGAGALNIDYKNRTVEIDGTILKEGDFISLNGSTGQVYDGKVDTKAAELSGDFAELMKLADKYTKLQVRTNADTPHDAAVARKFGAVGIGLCRTEHMFFEGEKIKAMREMILAQDTEGRRKALAKILPYQKEDFKGIFKAMSGYPVTVRLLDPPLHEFVPHDLKGQQEMAEAMGVTLTYIQQRVESLCEHNPMLGHRGCRLGNTYPEITQMQTRAILMAALELKKEGVDAQPEIMVPLTGILYEFKEQESVIRKEAEEVFAEKGDRIDFKVGTMIEIPRAALTADRIASSAEFFSFGTNDLTQMTFGYSRDDIASFLPVYLEKKILKVDPFQVLDQKGVGQLIRMATEKGRSIRPELKCGICGEHGGEPSSVKFCHKVGLNYVSCSPFRVPIARLSAAQAAIEE encoded by the coding sequence ATGAATAGAAAAAGAGTCTATACTTTCGGTAATGGACAAGCTGAAGGTAGAGCTGATATGAAAAATCTACTAGGAGGCAAAGGAGCTAACCTTGCCGAAATGAATCTTATTGGGGTGCCTGTTCCTCCTGGATTTACTATTACCACTGAAGTTTGTACTGAATATTATGAATTAGGCGAAGATAAAGTTGTTGCTTTGTTAAAAGACGAAGTGGAAAAAGCAATCCTCCATATAGAAAAGTTAATGCGTTCTAAGTTTGGTGATGTCGATAACCCTTTACTTGTTTCTGTTCGTTCCGGTGCTAGGGCATCCATGCCCGGTATGATGGATACCATTCTTAATCTTGGACTTAATGATGAAGTCGTTGAAGGATTGAGTCGCAAAACAGGGAACGCTCGTTTTGCATGGGATTCTTATCGTCGTTTTGTACAAATGTATGGTGATGTCGTTTTAGGGCTGAAGCCTACTAATAAAGAGGATATCGATCCTTTTGAAGCCATTATTGAAGAAGTGAAGCATACTAAAGGCGTTAAACTCGATAATGAACTTGATGTTGCCGATTTGAAAGAATTGGTACAGAAATTTAAGCAGGCTGTAAAGAAGCAAACAGGAAGAGACTTTCCTTCTTCAGCTTATGAACAATTATGGGGTGCTATCTGTGCAGTGTTTAACTCATGGATGAATGAACGTGCCATTCTTTATCGTAAGATGGAAGGGATACCTGATGAATGGGGAACTGCTGTAAGTGTACAAGCAATGGTGTTTGGTAATATGGGCGAAACGTCTGCTACAGGCGTTTGTTTCTCACGTGATGCAGGTACCGGAGAAGATTTATTCAATGGTGAATATCTCATTAATGCTCAAGGAGAAGATGTGGTGGCGGGTATTCGTACCCCTCAACAAATTACAGAAATCGGTTCGCAGCGTTGGGCCGCCTTGGCTGGTGTTAGTGAAGAGGTACGCGCCTCTAAATATCCGTCAATGGAGGAAGCAATGCCTGATATTTATAAAGAATTAGATAGTTTGCAAACGAAGCTTGAGAATCATTATAAAGATATGCAAGATATGGAATTTACTGTTCAGGAAGGTAAACTTTGGTTCTTACAAACTCGTAATAGTAAGCGTACGGGGGCAGCTATGGTTAAGATAGCGATGGATTTACTGCGCGAAGGAATGATTGATGAAAAAACAGCCTTACTTCGTGTTGAACCCAATAAACTTGATGAATTACTCCATCCTGTGTTTGATAAAATCGCTCTTAGTAAAGCTACTGTTCTTACTCGTGGTTTGCCTGCTTCTCCCGGAGCATCTACAGGGCAGATTGTCTTTTTTGCAGACGATGCTGCTCAGTGGCATGCTGATGGCAAGCGAGTTATCATGGTACGTATTGAAACATCTCCTGAAGATCTTGCCGGTATGCAAGTGGCTCAAGGAATCCTTACCGCTCGCGGTGGTATGACTTCTCATGCGGCTGTTGTGGCTCGTGGTATGGGTAAATGTTGTGTTTCAGGTGCAGGAGCTTTGAACATTGACTATAAAAATCGTACAGTAGAGATTGACGGTACTATTTTGAAAGAGGGTGATTTTATTTCATTAAATGGTAGTACAGGGCAGGTTTATGATGGTAAAGTAGATACCAAAGCCGCTGAGTTATCAGGGGATTTTGCTGAATTGATGAAGTTAGCAGATAAATATACGAAACTACAAGTTCGTACCAATGCTGACACTCCTCATGATGCTGCAGTTGCCCGTAAATTTGGGGCAGTCGGTATAGGACTATGTCGTACTGAACACATGTTTTTTGAAGGAGAAAAAATTAAAGCGATGCGTGAGATGATTTTGGCGCAAGATACTGAAGGACGTCGTAAAGCGTTAGCAAAAATATTACCTTATCAGAAAGAAGACTTCAAGGGTATTTTCAAGGCAATGAGCGGCTATCCCGTTACTGTTCGTCTGTTAGATCCACCTTTGCATGAATTTGTTCCTCATGATCTGAAAGGACAGCAAGAAATGGCAGAAGCAATGGGTGTTACTTTGACCTATATCCAACAACGAGTAGAGTCGCTATGCGAACACAATCCTATGCTAGGCCATCGCGGTTGTCGCTTAGGTAATACATATCCTGAAATAACCCAGATGCAGACTCGTGCCATTCTTATGGCAGCTCTTGAATTGAAGAAGGAAGGTGTTGATGCTCAGCCTGAAATAATGGTACCTCTTACAGGTATTTTGTATGAATTTAAAGAGCAAGAGAGTGTAATACGTAAGGAGGCTGAGGAAGTCTTTGCTGAAAAAGGCGATCGGATCGATTTCAAAGTTGGCACAATGATTGAAATCCCACGTGCGGCTCTAACGGCTGATCGCATAGCCTCTTCTGCTGAATTTTTCTCTTTCGGAACCAACGATCTTACGCAGATGACTTTTGGGTATTCAAGAGATGATATAGCTTCTTTCCTTCCTGTTTATTTGGAAAAGAAAATTTTAAAAGTTGATCCTTTCCAAGTGCTAGATCAGAAAGGAGTAGGGCAGTTGATACGGATGGCTACTGAAAAAGGACGTTCTATTCGTCCTGAATTGAAATGTGGTATTTGTGGTGAACATGGTGGTGAACCTTCATCAGTTAAATTCTGCCATAAAGTAGGGTTGAACTATGTCAGTTGCTCTCCATTCAGAGTACCGATTGCAAGACTTTCAGCAGCTCAGGCTGCAATAGAGGAATAA
- a CDS encoding F0F1 ATP synthase subunit delta — protein MEVGIISMRYAKALIAYAKAHGVEKRLYKEVSMLTKKFRTHPDLRKALDNPILPVEDKLKLVCTAAVANEKEEVSEELIRFMKLVLEERREVYLQFMCLMYQDLYRKMKHIGIGKLVTAVPVDEETRARIRRTASERLHARMELETLVDPSIEGGFIFDVNGYRLDASIATQLKKVKKQFIERNKRIV, from the coding sequence ATGGAAGTAGGTATTATTTCAATGCGTTATGCAAAGGCGTTGATTGCTTATGCAAAAGCACATGGCGTAGAAAAACGTTTGTATAAGGAAGTGTCTATGTTGACTAAGAAATTTAGAACGCATCCTGATTTGAGGAAAGCATTAGATAATCCAATCCTTCCTGTTGAGGATAAATTGAAACTTGTTTGTACTGCAGCGGTAGCGAATGAGAAAGAGGAAGTAAGCGAAGAATTGATTCGTTTTATGAAATTGGTACTAGAGGAACGTAGAGAAGTCTATTTACAATTCATGTGTCTTATGTACCAAGATCTATACCGAAAAATGAAACATATAGGTATTGGTAAGCTTGTCACTGCTGTTCCAGTGGATGAGGAAACTCGTGCAAGAATAAGAAGAACTGCTTCTGAACGCTTACATGCTCGTATGGAGCTTGAAACACTTGTTGATCCTTCTATTGAAGGTGGATTTATCTTTGATGTGAATGGTTATCGTCTTGATGCTAGTATTGCAACTCAGTTAAAGAAGGTCAAGAAGCAATTCATTGAGAGAAACAAAAGAATTGTGTAG
- the atpA gene encoding F0F1 ATP synthase subunit alpha has protein sequence MSENIRVSEVSDVLREQLEGIETRIQLDEVGTVLQVSDGVARIYGLNNAEANELLEFDNGIKAIVMNLEEDNVGAVLLGPTDKIKEGYSVKRTKRIASINVGESMLGRVIDPLGEPLDGKGRIGGELYEMPLERKAPGVIYRQPVNEPLQTGLKSVDAMIPIGRGQRELIIGDRQTGKTSIAIDTIINQKVNYEAGDPVYCIYVAIGQKASTVASIVNSLRQHGAMPYTIVVAATAGDPAALQYFAPFAGAAIGEYFRDTGRHALVVYDDLSKQAVSYREVSLILRRPSGREAYPGDIFYLHSRLLERAAKIISQEEVACKMNDLPDSLRGKIRGGGSLTALPIIETQAGDVSAYIPTNVISITDGQIFLDTDLFNQGNRPAINVGISVSRVGGNAQVKAMKKVAGTLKIDQAQFKELEAFSKFSGDMDPVTALAIDKGRKNTRLLVQHQYSPMPVEKQIAILYCGTHGLLKNVPLEKVDEFEISFLRILELNHQSDVLDVLKGGIINKEVEEILESTAEMVGKQFIK, from the coding sequence ATGTCAGAGAATATAAGAGTAAGTGAAGTTTCCGATGTGTTGCGTGAGCAATTGGAGGGCATTGAGACTCGTATACAACTCGATGAAGTAGGTACAGTATTACAAGTTAGTGATGGTGTAGCGAGGATATATGGTTTAAATAATGCGGAAGCCAATGAACTTCTTGAATTCGATAATGGTATCAAAGCTATTGTGATGAATTTGGAAGAAGATAATGTTGGTGCTGTATTGTTAGGTCCTACTGATAAAATAAAAGAAGGTTATTCGGTAAAACGTACTAAGAGAATAGCATCAATTAATGTTGGTGAAAGCATGCTTGGTCGTGTTATTGATCCCTTGGGAGAGCCTCTTGATGGTAAAGGTCGTATTGGTGGAGAACTTTATGAGATGCCTTTGGAGCGTAAAGCTCCAGGAGTAATCTATCGACAGCCGGTAAATGAGCCATTGCAAACGGGACTGAAATCTGTTGATGCCATGATTCCAATTGGTCGTGGGCAGCGTGAATTGATTATTGGTGATCGCCAAACGGGAAAAACTTCTATCGCTATTGATACTATAATTAATCAAAAGGTTAATTATGAAGCTGGTGATCCAGTTTATTGCATTTATGTCGCTATAGGGCAGAAAGCTTCTACTGTTGCTTCAATCGTAAATAGCTTGAGACAGCATGGCGCAATGCCTTATACGATTGTAGTAGCTGCTACAGCAGGTGATCCTGCTGCATTGCAATATTTTGCACCGTTTGCTGGTGCTGCTATTGGAGAATATTTTCGTGATACAGGCCGTCATGCTTTGGTTGTCTATGATGATTTGTCAAAGCAAGCTGTATCTTATAGAGAAGTATCTCTTATTCTTCGTCGTCCTTCAGGACGTGAAGCTTATCCGGGAGATATCTTTTATTTACATTCTCGTTTACTTGAACGTGCTGCTAAGATTATCAGTCAGGAAGAAGTTGCCTGTAAAATGAATGATCTTCCAGATAGTCTTAGAGGGAAAATACGAGGTGGGGGGTCGTTAACAGCTTTGCCTATTATTGAAACTCAGGCAGGTGATGTTTCTGCATACATCCCTACGAATGTAATTTCTATTACTGACGGACAGATTTTCCTTGATACGGATTTGTTTAACCAAGGTAATCGTCCTGCGATAAATGTAGGTATATCCGTATCTCGCGTGGGAGGAAATGCTCAGGTTAAAGCAATGAAAAAGGTTGCTGGAACATTGAAAATTGATCAAGCTCAGTTTAAAGAATTAGAAGCATTCTCTAAATTTAGCGGTGATATGGATCCTGTAACTGCTTTGGCTATTGATAAAGGAAGAAAGAATACTCGTCTGCTTGTTCAGCATCAATATTCTCCAATGCCTGTTGAAAAACAAATTGCAATTTTATATTGTGGTACACATGGGTTGTTGAAAAACGTCCCTCTTGAAAAAGTTGATGAATTTGAAATTAGTTTCTTAAGAATTTTAGAACTAAATCACCAATCTGATGTCTTGGATGTTTTAAAAGGAGGAATTATAAATAAAGAAGTTGAAGAAATTTTGGAATCTACAGCAGAAATGGTAGGCAAACAGTTTATAAAATAA
- the atpF gene encoding F0F1 ATP synthase subunit B, giving the protein MSLLLPESGLLFWMLLAFGIVFIILAKYGFPVIVKMVEERRQYIDQSLQVAKDANEQLAKLKMESEAILSKANKEQGRILKEAMRERDKIIYDARKQAEVAAQKELNEVKEQIQLEKEEAVRDIRRQVAVLSVDIAEKVIRKTIANEEEQMDMIDRMLDELLSSKP; this is encoded by the coding sequence ATGTCATTATTATTGCCTGAAAGTGGACTTCTGTTCTGGATGCTTTTAGCTTTCGGTATTGTATTTATTATATTGGCTAAATATGGTTTTCCTGTTATTGTTAAGATGGTGGAAGAGCGAAGACAATATATAGATCAATCTTTACAGGTAGCTAAGGATGCCAATGAACAACTTGCAAAGTTGAAAATGGAGAGCGAAGCTATTCTCTCCAAGGCTAATAAAGAACAGGGACGAATTTTGAAAGAAGCAATGCGTGAGCGTGATAAAATTATTTATGATGCCCGTAAACAAGCAGAAGTTGCCGCTCAGAAAGAATTGAATGAAGTAAAGGAGCAGATACAATTAGAGAAAGAAGAAGCTGTTCGAGATATTCGCCGTCAGGTTGCGGTTTTGTCGGTTGACATTGCAGAAAAGGTTATTCGGAAAACAATTGCTAATGAAGAAGAGCAAATGGATATGATTGACCGGATGTTGGACGAGCTGTTGTCTTCTAAACCATAA
- a CDS encoding RluA family pseudouridine synthase, giving the protein MALKKKKEKEQISKQERLATRAKAKFTVFPVKEPMELMDFLMKTMAGISRNTAKSLLSKRQVLVDNVITTSYNFPLKAGMKVLISKEKGKKEFHSSLLKIVYEDDYLIIIDKREGLLSMGTNSQKERTAHSILNDYVQRSGKQYRIYIVHRLDKDTSGLMVFAKDEKTKFTLQDYWDEIVKDRRYVAVVSGEIEKDNGTITSWLKDNKVYVTYSSMTNNGGEKAITHYKTIKRNNGYSLLELDLETGRKNQIRVHMQDMQHPVLGDVKYGDGNNPIGRLALHAFKLCLYHPITGELMKFETPYPSSFKKLVLKAIPKEDKE; this is encoded by the coding sequence ATGGCTCTTAAAAAGAAAAAAGAGAAAGAACAAATAAGTAAACAAGAACGGCTTGCGACTCGTGCAAAAGCCAAGTTCACTGTATTCCCGGTCAAGGAACCAATGGAACTGATGGATTTTTTGATGAAGACCATGGCTGGTATCAGCCGAAACACAGCAAAATCTCTGTTATCGAAACGTCAGGTATTGGTTGATAATGTTATTACTACTTCCTACAATTTTCCATTAAAAGCGGGAATGAAAGTCCTGATTAGCAAGGAGAAAGGGAAAAAGGAATTTCATAGTAGTTTATTAAAGATCGTTTATGAAGATGATTATTTGATTATTATTGATAAACGTGAAGGATTACTTTCAATGGGAACTAACTCACAAAAAGAGCGCACAGCGCACTCCATCTTAAATGACTATGTTCAACGATCCGGTAAACAATATAGAATATATATTGTACATCGATTAGATAAAGATACTTCTGGATTGATGGTATTTGCTAAAGATGAAAAAACAAAATTTACTTTGCAAGACTATTGGGATGAGATTGTAAAAGATCGCCGTTATGTTGCGGTTGTCTCAGGAGAAATCGAAAAAGATAATGGTACAATAACTTCTTGGCTAAAAGACAATAAAGTGTATGTGACTTACTCCAGCATGACAAATAATGGTGGAGAGAAGGCTATTACCCACTATAAAACGATCAAACGCAATAATGGATATTCTTTATTAGAATTGGATTTGGAAACCGGACGTAAAAATCAGATACGTGTACACATGCAAGACATGCAACATCCGGTATTAGGAGATGTAAAGTATGGCGATGGGAATAATCCTATCGGACGATTGGCTTTACATGCATTCAAATTATGCTTATATCACCCCATTACAGGAGAACTAATGAAATTTGAAACTCCTTATCCTAGTTCATTCAAAAAGTTAGTGCTAAAAGCCATACCGAAAGAAGACAAAGAATAA
- a CDS encoding F0F1 ATP synthase subunit gamma yields the protein MASLKDIKTRISSVRSTRQITSAMKMVASAKLHKAQGAIENMLPYQTKLNAILTNFLRTDSTIDSPYIAVRPVNKVAIVVFSSSTSLCGAFNANVAKHFVQVLEDYKHLDQKNILIYPIGKKIEENIKKMGYEVQGSFQHLADKPSYKESSELGERLMDLFASKEVDRVELIYHHFKSTASQTLVRENFLPLDLTVDQVDKKIKGKNIDYIVEPSAADFIANLLPKVITLKMYTALLDSNASEHAARTMAMQIATDNANELIQDLTKQYNKSRQQSITNELLDIIGGSMR from the coding sequence ATGGCTTCATTAAAAGATATAAAAACGAGAATTAGCTCAGTGAGAAGTACCCGACAAATCACATCGGCTATGAAAATGGTGGCTTCTGCAAAGCTGCACAAAGCTCAGGGGGCCATTGAGAATATGTTACCATATCAAACTAAGCTGAATGCAATATTGACCAATTTTCTTAGAACTGATTCTACCATTGATTCGCCATACATTGCTGTAAGGCCTGTTAACAAGGTTGCTATTGTTGTCTTTTCTTCCAGTACTTCGCTCTGTGGTGCTTTTAATGCTAATGTGGCTAAACATTTTGTGCAAGTTTTAGAAGATTACAAGCATTTGGATCAAAAAAATATTCTTATTTATCCCATAGGAAAAAAGATAGAAGAAAATATAAAGAAAATGGGATATGAAGTTCAGGGAAGTTTTCAACATTTGGCAGATAAACCCTCTTATAAAGAGTCATCTGAGTTAGGGGAGCGTTTAATGGATCTTTTTGCATCTAAAGAAGTTGATAGGGTAGAACTTATCTATCATCATTTTAAATCGACTGCCAGTCAAACTCTTGTTCGTGAGAATTTCTTGCCTCTTGATTTGACTGTTGATCAGGTAGATAAAAAGATAAAGGGTAAGAATATTGATTATATTGTAGAACCTTCTGCTGCTGATTTTATAGCGAACTTATTGCCCAAGGTTATTACATTAAAGATGTATACGGCTTTGCTTGATTCAAATGCTTCTGAACATGCTGCGCGCACTATGGCTATGCAGATAGCAACTGATAATGCAAATGAATTGATTCAAGATTTGACTAAACAGTACAATAAATCGCGTCAACAGTCCATTACAAATGAGCTTTTGGATATTATTGGTGGCAGCATGAGGTAA
- the atpE gene encoding ATP synthase F0 subunit C has translation MLLTVLLQATAAAVGISKLGVAVGAGLAAIGAGIGIGRIGGSAMEAIGRQPDASSDIRMNMIIAAALVEGVALLAIVVCLLVLFL, from the coding sequence ATGTTACTAACAGTATTATTACAAGCAACTGCAGCAGCAGTTGGAATAAGTAAATTAGGTGTAGCAGTAGGTGCTGGTCTTGCAGCTATTGGGGCTGGTATAGGTATTGGACGAATTGGTGGTTCTGCAATGGAAGCTATTGGTCGTCAACCGGATGCGTCTTCTGATATTCGTATGAATATGATTATTGCCGCAGCTTTGGTTGAAGGTGTAGCTCTATTGGCTATTGTTGTTTGTTTATTAGTACTTTTTTTATAA